The DNA region gtccttctcctgccagaccgagcctttgccctcctcgtcctcagcaggtgcggcatcttcggtccgggacgccggagggaaacggtcccgctccccatcttcaccagagacgcgcggcgaccagaagagaccacgtcgctgagagaccttcatccaagagacctggagccgacgtgtaaatattgtacatagtttattaataaaagataataaagattatagccgcatgaactgtgtggactggttaaccttcactccagcagtgcaacacacacatacacacacacacacacacacacacacgaatgaattcataaacacaatatcatgaagttttgctttaatttaggaaaagagaaactcttctgggctaaaatctgatgggtttttttcagcgttcttacttcagtctttaatgtcaggtgatccttcaaatgtcagtgtaaagtgttgagtacactattagtgctcagtcgtgtttttcatagttaccagtgccgatggagttttttgaagcgtcatattctgctggaaacgtttcatttgaatggtaatgtcccataagcggaggtcttgtgagtaacttcacaagtcggtcaaagtctacaccggtgacaagctcatctactcccagaacctgctactctctacctacacgttgtcagctgatgtttcaaaacctcaacactcgcatacagaacagcctcagcgtctgcaccacttatcggcactagctgcaagtctacaccccctctgtccagaagtgagcacagcctcttggtaccatcccagcaagcatttttttggggtgtttaaaggtgccaactgaccatcaaaagtaaaaatgactcattttatctcatcccaacagggaaaccaccaacaataaagaatgagttactatctggtgtcatggctttgcaattaaaacaagtttagttataatggaggtcattgggggcaaaaaacagccacttgaacaatatgaacaatacataagggttaaaagtctaatagacggcttggttaaaaccaggctaaatctaggctgtcagtgagtgtgcacccctaaccccgcctctcacagtgacctcactagctccgctgagtgctttgtgtctcagattgcatgcaagtctgcagccagatactgctggaagctagtcatcaaatacacaggaacgaatgactacacgtgtcaatctgtctattaaactatctaatctgtctagtcagtcttttattatcttttatatgcaaaaatattcattcataaaaacatatgtatatatgaacactgggtcaaatagggtccgtgcattttaaatctaataacaaaattaacccaatgttggttttgtccatatttaaatgaacgtgtgtaaacgcacgctttgatcaaaccttttattccccttgatgatattgtgcttttttttcccctcaatgccctccaaagtttcaatgtttggccgtgtctgccatatctgttttgtttaaaaaaaaaaaaaggaatgcatcggttcctgcatgtagaattcagaaatctcatggcattgaaagaaaactggcagcagttgagtgccgaggtcaaaggtcagatgagcaggcatcacacctgataaacacctggggcaactgtacagtaaaaaaaaaaaaaaacaacaagattaagaaatattgctttaatttgagagagacaaaaaaaactcttccgtgttaaaatttgatgttcctccagcgttcttacgtcagtctttaatgtcaggtgatccttcaaatgtcagtgtaaattgttgagtgtaccattagtgctcagtcgtgtttttcatagttaccagtgccgatggagttttttttttttagagcgtcatattctgctggaaaagtttcattttaatggtaatatgccatgagcggaggtgtatgagtaacttcacaagttgaccatagtctagagcgatgacatgctcatctactcccagaacctggcagaacgaaatgttgcagctcgtccggtcttcaatgatgagcccaaaagaggccacttcacagagccggcccaaggcttaagagaactgagaggcaggacaagatggcgggctggacttggttaactttagattttacacaaatctcattgttttgtttttcacctaaaatagtaattaaaacatccaagatgtgttttgcctcatcaaaatgtggaatttgatcagcaaactactcattctaagacaactatgccttgggctaaatgacttggcttcaagtacgatgccacacgattcagaaatgaaggtacagactgcacaaacagataaacgacatgatgcatctcatttcaccacaactaaaggcagcgacaaaaaaaaaagtcaagctctcacgatgatgacatttctcatgcaaccctttagcaagcctacatagtatttatgcctaaaagtcactgcatgggtaaataagaaacaagcaacacacacacacacatatatatatatatatatatatatatatatatatatatatatatatatatatatatatatatccatgggccactgtaaagtaatatggttctgtcataacgttttgaatgaaaatctgcatttggataagacacctttagtatagttttgattttaaggcataataaagatcaaatgcaagtacgagtggatttacattgaaaatttcaaacgcatcaagaaaaccatgtgctaaggaaatttcaaaccatttggaacgcacagagacgagcttttgtgcaaaaatgaacttaaaggtgcctttaaaaaagtgtcaaagtacttttgaaaacaaaaaagcaaacccccaataggtggcagcaagaggccgctttatttgagtaaagcattgaacgattcattcagccaaagaagccaataggatgaacggacagttgaatcaatccctgaatcatcgactcacccgagtcttcttggcgaaggcctgaatcgttcgtgcagggaaacgtcgctgtgtattattcagagatggccaactgttctgctgtttattttattatacttatcgcaatgattttactactactatcaataaaattaatattaataatgataatattgccggaagttgtacagcgcatgcgtcacgtgttcatcatcagcatccatgacaaccgtcctgtggctgttgtttgaatctcgctgtgtcgattggcatctgatctctgcgtcctccgtgacaatttttccagattatcgatattattgatcgttggatacgtcgattgatcgcctgctgttcccatcactcaggtttgaccctttttattacgctgtgctttgtgtttgtgttcagtatgtcttgtgttcactacaggttccagagtcgactcacctacgactcgctccagtttgaaggcctcaacatcagcgcgggggagctgaagcggcagatcatgaggagcaagaggctgaagttctgccagctgaagatcagcaacgcccagactgatgaaggtgagttgaggaaaagacacttcaactgttctacgctaacattagatgcgttacatcagacacttctggaagctgtaaggtggtgctgatgctgacatgtagggatgttttggctgttttaaaaggctaatggctctcaaagtataccgtgctccataattatgtgctgattctgattttattttgctgtcagaatacacagatgatgctctcatccctaaaaacacgtcggtcatcatcagacggatccctgcggcgggactgaagtcctcaaacagaagatttgttgggtaagtgctgtgaaatgagcacacgcgtcctctgttagatgttatatgaagactcctggtctgtccctggtgttttagtcacacaagctcctttgttttgcagacatcaagctggacgctggcgtgaaccttcacctagagctgatccttcactcctctcactggagcagttgttgaaggtattgaacaaatgaatagcacaatagcaatgtaaagcacacaatatacgcacacgcactcagcttcttagggagatttgagattgtttgaagggttgagggtgaaaaagattcaaatgtgcaaatgcctgtgaaacagactgagaatctggctgaggcaaaggcgtcagaggaggacaagctgaaagcggtgatgtaccagtccagcctgtgctactactccagcaggtgagcgttcagacactgacaggtttgctttgtgagagatgtctgagctgattctcatggttctgatgttcactagtgaggccatgaggctgcttgggatcccgggacaccacattaggcactgccccactaatgtggtaactgggttttccaagctcacggttgctgtgaacttgagctcttgtcctcatcagtcagattgtttgctcagagtttgactgtcactcctcaattcacagggcagccgctccgcgccgcacaagcgcatccggaagagcacagggattccccgcagcttcctgttggaggtggacgacccagaccgaaagggagtcatgatagacggcagcggccgatacgtcattcccatcatagacgcgtgggtaaactgtacttggcatagccgcatgttctagtgtttgtccaaatctcacatgatgtctgcttgtgtgtgtttgcgctcgatctgttcagtgaggcctatgctgctgagaagagaaagaggccgtccttctcctgccagaccgagcctttgccctcctcgtcctcagcaggtgcggcatcttcggtccgggacgccggagggaaacggtcccgctccccatcttcaccagagacgcgcggcgaccagaagagaccacgtcgctgagagaccttcatccaagagacctggagccgacgtgtaaatattgtacatagtttattaataaaagataataaagattatagccgcatgaactgtgtggactggttaaccttcactccagcagtgcaacacacacacacacacacacacacacacacacacacacgaatgaattcataaacacaatatcatgaagttttgctttaatttaggaaaagagaaactcttctgggctaaaatctgatgggtttttttcagcgttcttacttcagtctttaatgtcaggtgatccttcaaatgtcagtgtaaagtgttgagtacactattagtgctcagtcgtgtttttcatagttaccagtgccgatggagttttttgaagcgtcatattctgctggaaacgtttcatttgaatggtaatgtcccataagcggaggtcttgtgagtaacttcacaagtcggtcaaagtctaaaccggtgacaagctcatctactcccagaacctgctactctctacctacacgttgtcagctgatgtttcaaaacctcaacactcgcatacagaacagcctcagcgtctgcaccacttatcggcactagctgcaagtctacaccccctctgtccagaagtgagcacagcctcttggtaccatcccagcaagcatttttttggggtgtttaaaggtgccaactgaccatcaaaagtaaaaatgactcattttatctcatcccaacagggaaaccaccaacaataaagaatgagttactatctggtgtcatggctttgcaatgaaaacaagtttagttataatggaggtcattgggggcaaaaaacagccacttgaacaatatgaacaatacataagggttaaaagtctaatagacggcttggttaaaaccaggctaaatctaggctgtcagtgagtgtgcacccctaaccccgcctctcacagtgacctcactagctccgctgagtgctttgtgtctcagattgcatgcaagtctgcagccagatactgctggaagctagtcatcaaatacacaggaacgaatgactacacgtgtcaatctgtctattaaactatctaatctgtctagtcagtcttttattatcttttatatgcaaaaatattcattcataaaaacatatgtatatatgaacactgggtcaaatagggtccgtgcattttaaatctaataacaaaattaacccaatgttggttttgtccatatttaaatgaacgtgtgtaaacgcacgctttgatcaaaccttttattccccttgatgatattgtgcttttttttccccctcaatgccctccaaagtttcaatgtttggccgtgtctgccatatctgttttgtttaaaaaaaaaaaaaggaatgcatcggttcctgcatgtagaattcagaaatctcatggcatcgaaagaaaactggcagcagttgagtgccgaggtcaaaggtcagatgagcaggcatcacacctgataaacacctggggcaactgtacagtaaaaaaaaaaaaaaacaacaagattaagaaatattgctttaatttgagagagacaaaaaaaactcttccgtgttaaaatttgatgttcctccagcgttcttacgtcagt from Danio rerio strain Tuebingen ecotype United States chromosome 8, GRCz12tu, whole genome shotgun sequence includes:
- the LOC141375854 gene encoding E3 ubiquitin-protein ligase RBBP6-like isoform X1, which produces MSCVHYRFQSRLTYDSLQFEGLNISAGELKRQIMRSKRLKFCQLKISNAQTDEEYTDDALIPKNTSVIIRRIPAAGLKSSNRRFVGHQAGRWREPSPRADPSLLSLEQLLKTENLAEAKASEEDKLKAVMYQSSLCYYSSSEAMRLLGIPGHHIRHCPTNVGSRSAPHKRIRKSTGIPRSFLLEVDDPDRKGVMIDGSGRYVIPIIDAEAYAAEKRKRPSFSCQTEPLPSSSSAGAASSVRDAGGKRSRSPSSPETRGDQKRPRR
- the LOC141375854 gene encoding E3 ubiquitin-protein ligase RBBP6-like isoform X2, giving the protein MSCVHYRFQSRLTYDSLQFEGLNISAGELKRQIMRSKRLKFCQLKISNAQTDEEYTDDALIPKNTSVIIRRIPAAGLKSSNRRFVGHQAGRWREPSPRADPSLLSLEQLLKTENLAEAKASEEDKLKAVMYQSSLCYYSSRAAAPRRTSASGRAQGFPAASCWRWTTQTERES